Below is a window of Populus trichocarpa isolate Nisqually-1 chromosome 3, P.trichocarpa_v4.1, whole genome shotgun sequence DNA.
TTGGTGTTTGTGTTGAAGCTTCAATTTTGAACTGGTGATTTTAAGtacttttagtttgtttttgctaaataatctatttttttatgtgggtatttttttaaaattttcttgttctttgctAAATTGGGATACTAACCGGTAGTATTGGTCACTTCCAGGATTTTCTGTGAGAAGTTCAACTTGCGCTTCTTTcaaatttactttcttttttttaagtttatgaaGTGACAATGTTAGTTTTGAATGATCAACCTCTTTGAAGTATGTttgcttcaaattttttttttaaaaaaagtgatttcTTGATGATATCACGTTGTGTTTGATTGATGCAGTGCTTAACACAATTAGTAAATAGTTAATTCAAATGCTGTTTGGGTTTCTTCTTTTAAGGCCTGAAGTCTTATGCGTGTAATCGTCGTTGCTGGTGCATACAAATGGTGCGcattttaggttttatttttacagAGAACATATCTACCACATGGAATCAGGTTGTCGTCAGTTTAAACCTTCCTGTTTTCACTTTAGTTGTACTATGTGGGAGCTGGTTTGAATGATAGATCAGAAATATGTACATGCTTGTGGTTCATCTTTTTATTAGGCTTTGACTGGCACATGATTTTGAACATTTCAGGTGCATATGCTGTAAGTTCAGTTTAAAATATTTCCCCCATGGGGATAGATCTGGAGCAACCTTCAGGAGAATATCATAAGGAAGATAGAAGGCCCAATGTGAATGTTAATACGGTGGATGGTGGTGATGGAGGACATGAAAGAGATCAAATCATTGTGAATTCTCCTGACATTGGTGGGAATGGTTGTGAGAAGACTGGAACAGTTATAAATGGAAGAGTTCTTGATGgtagaaaaaaaccaaatgctGGAGATGGAATAAACTTGAACTCTGTGAAAGATGCAGAGCCCCATGATGGAATGGAATTTGAATCGAAGGATGAAGCATTTTCATTCTACAAAGAGTATGCTAAGTCTGTGGGATTTTCCACCATAACAAAAGCGAGCCGACGATCAAGGATATCTGGAAAATTTATTGACGCAAAGTTTGTGTGCACTAGATATGGGACCAAGCGGGACACCAGTACAATTGAATTGCCACAGCCTGTTTCAAATGCAGATGCTGCAACAAGCCTTCCTGTCAAGAGAAAACGTGGTAGAATAAATCAGTCTTGGTCAAAAACAGATTGCAAAGCTTGCATGCATGTTAAGAGAAGGCAGCAAGATGGAAGATGGGTTGTCCGCAGTTTCATAAAGGAGCACAACCATGAAATCTTTCCCGACCAGGCATATTACTTTCGCGGTCATAGGAATTTAAATCTGGGTAACGACAATGTTGATGCGTTGCATGCTATCAGGGCGAGGACAAAAAAATTGTATGTTGCAATGTCTAGACAATCAAGTGGGCATAGGAAACATGAGAACCTGAAGGGTGGTGTTACAAATCCATCTGGCAACACAAAGCATTTGGCTTTGGATGAAGGAGATGCTCAAGCTATGCTTGATCATTTTATGCATATGCAAGATGAGAATCCCAACTTCTTTTATGCAATCGATCTGAATGAAGAACAGCAGTTGAGAAATGTTTTCTGGGTTGATGCCAAAGGTAGGCTTGATTATGGAAATTTCGGTGATGTCATTTTCTTTGATACCACATATCTCAAGAACGAGTACAAATTGCCATTTGCTCCGTTTATTGGTGTTAACCACCACTTCCAGTTTCTGTTGCTTGGATGTGCATTAGTTGCTGatgaaactaaaacaacataTGTTTGGTTGATGCGAGCATGGCTTCGGGCAATGGGTGGTCATGCTCCAAGAGTGATACTCACCGACCAAGACAATGCCCTGAAAGAAGCTATTCAAGAGGTCTTTCCTAATTCACGCCATTGTTTTTGCTTGTGGCATGTATTCAGCAAGATTCCTGAGAAGCTGAGTTATGTGACAAGGCAGCATGAAAATTTCATGTTGAAATTTAAGAAATGCATCTTTAAGTCTTGGACCAGTGAACAGTTCGAAAAAAGATGGTGGAAAATGGTCGAGATATTCAATTTAAGAAATGACGTATGGTTTCAATCGTTGTATGAAGATCGTCAAAGATGGATACCGGTTTTCATGATAGACAACTTTTTGGCAGGGATGTCTACGACCCAGCGGTCAGAAAGTATAAACACTTTATTTGACAGATACATGCAAAGGAAAACCACCCTGAAAGAGTTTCTTGAACTGCAAAAAGCAATGCTACAAGAGAAGTTCGAAGAGGAAGCAAAAGCAGATTTTGAAACTTGGCACAAGCAACCAGGGTTGAAATCTCCATCACCCTTTGGGAAACAAATGGCCTCAATATACACACatgcaatatttaaaaagttccAGGTTGAGGTTTTAGGAGTCGTTGCTTGTCATCCTAGAAAAGAGACTGAAGATGGAGAAACCCAAACTTTCAAAGTTCAAGATTTCGAAGATAACCAATATTTCATTGTGGTGTGGAATGAGATGACATCATATCTATCTTGTTCATGCCGTTTGTTTGAGTTTAATGGTTTTCTTTGTAGACACGTGTTGATTGTTATGCAAATGTCAGGTCTGCACAGCATTCCATCTCAGTATATATTGAAACGTTGGACAAAGGATGCAAAGAGCAGACAAATTATGAGAGAAGAGTCAGATGTGGTCGAGTCCAGGGTTCAACGCTACAACGATCTTTGTCGACGGGCCTTTAAACTGGGTGATGAAGGTTCTTTATCTCAAGAGAGTTACAATATTGCATTCAATGCACTGGAAGAAGCTTTGAGAAAGTGCGAGAGTGttaataattcaattcaaaacataatagAACCAACTTCGCCCCCTTCAAACGGTCCTCTTGACTATGATGAAGTGAATCAAGCTCATGGTGCAACCAAGACAAATAAGAAGAAAGATACATCCAGAAAGAAGCAGGTAAGTTgggtttttggtgtttgtttgcttgaggtcttaatgaaattttatgtttaGTTATTCATTTGAGTGGAACTGTAAAAATTGTTCAGGTACATCCAGACCCAGAGGTCATACCCATTCGGATGCATGATAGCTGGCAACAAATGGTTAGTGATGCTGTGTAAAAGCGTAACTCGTCCTCTTACATTTACAGAAGAAGTTGTGATATTATACTTGTTGTGGGACACTCAAACTTACGAGCACCGGCCCTTGATTGTTCTTATAAAATCTGAGAGATTATGCAAGGGATGGTATGATGTGTTTGATAGTGACCATGTATTGATGAGGAAATTTTCGTTGTTTCTGACTATTCTGTTGTTATTTAAGTGATGCTTTTTCCTGCaactttcaatttgtttataaaaGAATCTGTTGCAGGAACAACTAAACTCAAGGGTTCCAACTCTCGATGGGTATTTTGGCTCTCAACAAACTGGGCAGGGAATGGTATGTGCTACTATTTCATCATTATAGGCATGACTTATGGAGTTTTTGAGAATTTATCTAGGCATGATCACACAGAACAACCTTAACCTTGTAAAAAGTAAAGCTcacttatttttccttttaattttcttttagggACAACTAAATGCCATAGCTTCTAGTCGTGATGATTGTTATAGTAATCCACATAGCATGCAAGGGCTGGTAATGCATATTGAAATTTAAGTGGCATATAAGAATAGTGGTGTCTCTTATTACTCCATTCGTGACATCCAAATCCTGCTCTGACCCCTCTTGTAGGGACAATTGAATGCTACTGCACCAAATGATGATGCTCATTACATGATGCAACAAAGGATGCAAGGGATGGTATGCTATTCTCTTGTGTTTTCGCTCAAGAAGTTTGTTTTGTATAGGGCCATGATGTTGTTGAGGAAGTTCTGACTGCCATGGCAGAACTGAAAATTAGGAGTTCTCTTAATCATAAAAATCATCATGCCTACCGTGACTGGAATTGACTGTGCATGATTACAAACTGATAATCTTTCCATGCTTGCAGGGGCAGATACAATTCAGACCGCAGACTATTCCCAGTTTTTTCGATGTGCAGGATGGTCTACAAGAAATGGTATTTAAAGTATTACTTGGATTATCTGGTATGGTTGCTTCCATTGGTTACTTACATGGTGGCTTGACTCCTATTTCAGGACTCATCAAATCTGGGATCCTCTCAGTTGCATGGCTTGGCAACTAAACATTTGCATCAGAAACATCTATCTCGTTAGATGCTGCACTGCTATGTAGTTCTCTAACTCGGGTAATTTATGTATTACTTCCTCTTTTTTCACTGACTCAAATTTCCAACGGAACGATTTCATGATCAGGGAAAGCCCTTAAACTATCATCCAAACTTTGGATATTTCTCCTACATTTAGAAATTGCACCCTGCTTAATGCTTGGATAAAGTTTGTTGCTAAaatctctgttttttattttattttattattgaccCGAACAGTGGGCTAACATTCTCTGGTGGACATGAGATGTATTTGCACAAGATCAACAAATAGAATTCAAGAAGTAGAGTTTTCTCTCACAGCGCACCTGACATTGTTGGTTCTTAGGGAAAAGATCCAATGTATGTAGTTATTCTATCCATTTGCATAGAGGAAGAATCTTAAAGGAAGGGAAATGGTTcgatttattttcatctttattttctggTTTAGCAAGAGCTATTTTGTAAATCCTCCTTTTACTGTTACGGTGCAATTTAATTGCTGAAAGTTGTTCAAACTTGAAAGAGGTTCTCCCATCTCTAAGTCAAGAGGGAGCCATTTCTTCACAGATGGCATCCACATAAAACCT
It encodes the following:
- the LOC18097012 gene encoding protein FAR-RED IMPAIRED RESPONSE 1 isoform X1, translating into MGIDLEQPSGEYHKEDRRPNVNVNTVDGGDGGHERDQIIVNSPDIGGNGCEKTGTVINGRVLDGRKKPNAGDGINLNSVKDAEPHDGMEFESKDEAFSFYKEYAKSVGFSTITKASRRSRISGKFIDAKFVCTRYGTKRDTSTIELPQPVSNADAATSLPVKRKRGRINQSWSKTDCKACMHVKRRQQDGRWVVRSFIKEHNHEIFPDQAYYFRGHRNLNLGNDNVDALHAIRARTKKLYVAMSRQSSGHRKHENLKGGVTNPSGNTKHLALDEGDAQAMLDHFMHMQDENPNFFYAIDLNEEQQLRNVFWVDAKGRLDYGNFGDVIFFDTTYLKNEYKLPFAPFIGVNHHFQFLLLGCALVADETKTTYVWLMRAWLRAMGGHAPRVILTDQDNALKEAIQEVFPNSRHCFCLWHVFSKIPEKLSYVTRQHENFMLKFKKCIFKSWTSEQFEKRWWKMVEIFNLRNDVWFQSLYEDRQRWIPVFMIDNFLAGMSTTQRSESINTLFDRYMQRKTTLKEFLELQKAMLQEKFEEEAKADFETWHKQPGLKSPSPFGKQMASIYTHAIFKKFQVEVLGVVACHPRKETEDGETQTFKVQDFEDNQYFIVVWNEMTSYLSCSCRLFEFNGFLCRHVLIVMQMSGLHSIPSQYILKRWTKDAKSRQIMREESDVVESRVQRYNDLCRRAFKLGDEGSLSQESYNIAFNALEEALRKCESVNNSIQNIIEPTSPPSNGPLDYDEVNQAHGATKTNKKKDTSRKKQVHPDPEVIPIRMHDSWQQMEQLNSRVPTLDGYFGSQQTGQGMGQLNAIASSRDDCYSNPHSMQGLGQLNATAPNDDAHYMMQQRMQGMGQIQFRPQTIPSFFDVQDGLQEMDSSNLGSSQLHGLATKHLHQKHLSR
- the LOC18097012 gene encoding protein FAR-RED IMPAIRED RESPONSE 1 isoform X2 — encoded protein: MGIDLEQPSGEYHKEDRRPNVNVNTVDGGDGGHERDQIIVNSPDIGGNGCEKTGTVINGRVLDGRKKPNAGDGINLNSVKDAEPHDGMEFESKDEAFSFYKEYAKSVGFSTITKASRRSRISGKFIDAKFVCTRYGTKRDTSTIELPQPVSNADAATSLPVKRKRGRINQSWSKTDCKACMHVKRRQQDGRWVVRSFIKEHNHEIFPDQAYYFRGHRNLNLGNDNVDALHAIRARTKKLYVAMSRQSSGHRKHENLKGGVTNPSGNTKHLALDEGDAQAMLDHFMHMQDENPNFFYAIDLNEEQQLRNVFWVDAKGRLDYGNFGDVIFFDTTYLKNEYKLPFAPFIGVNHHFQFLLLGCALVADETKTTYVWLMRAWLRAMGGHAPRVILTDQDNALKEAIQEVFPNSRHCFCLWHVFSKIPEKLSYVTRQHENFMLKFKKCIFKSWTSEQFEKRWWKMVEIFNLRNDVWFQSLYEDRQRWIPVFMIDNFLAGMSTTQRSESINTLFDRYMQRKTTLKEFLELQKAMLQEKFEEEAKADFETWHKQPGLKSPSPFGKQMASIYTHAIFKKFQVEVLGVVACHPRKETEDGETQTFKVQDFEDNQYFIVVWNEMTSYLSCSCRLFEFNGFLCRHVLIVMQMSGLHSIPSQYILKRWTKDAKSRQIMREESDVVESRVQRYNDLCRRAFKLGDEGSLSQESYNIAFNALEEALRKCESVNNSIQNIIEPTSPPSNGPLDYDEVNQAHGATKTNKKKDTSRKKQVHPDPEVIPIRMHDSWQQMEQLNSRVPTLDGYFGSQQTGQGMGQLNATAPNDDAHYMMQQRMQGMGQIQFRPQTIPSFFDVQDGLQEMDSSNLGSSQLHGLATKHLHQKHLSR